In a genomic window of Microterricola viridarii:
- a CDS encoding proline--tRNA ligase: MITRLSNYFLRTLREDPSDAEVTSHRLLVRAGYIRRQAPGVFAWLPLGLRVKEKIERIIREEMNNAGAHEVHFPALLPREPFEITGRWEEYGDGLFRLKDRKGSDMLLAPTHEEAFTLLVKDLYNSYKDLPLSLYQIQDKYRDEARPRAGLLRGREFTMKDAYSFDYTDAGLDKSYQAQRDAYERIFTRLGLEYVIVKADAGAMGGSKSEEFLHPTPIGEDTFVRSAGGYAANVEAFTTLAPEPRSFENLTPAEVLPTPDTATIQTLVDSANANHPRPDGRLWTAADTLKNVVLALRYPDGTRELVVVGLPGDREVDQKRAEAAFAPAEVEPANEDDFKANPGLVKGYIGPWSPAGPVLGADEEKPSSTGIRYLLDPRVVSGSGWITGANEHGHHVFGLVAGRDFTADGTVEAAEVLAGDPAPDGSGPVELARGMEIGHVFQLGRKYAEALGLKVLDENGKLVTVTMGSYGIGVTRILAIIAELNNDANGLIWPKTVAPFDVHVVATGRDAAVFEAAETVAAALEAAGKDVLFDDRPKVSPGVKFGDAELIGVPTIIIAGRGVAEGVVEIWDRRTGERTPVAISEVVEALG, from the coding sequence GTGATTACACGCCTCTCGAACTATTTCCTCCGAACCCTTCGCGAAGACCCCTCTGACGCAGAGGTCACCAGCCACCGCCTCCTCGTGCGGGCCGGCTACATTCGCCGACAGGCGCCAGGAGTGTTCGCGTGGCTGCCGCTGGGCCTGCGCGTCAAGGAGAAGATCGAGCGCATCATCCGCGAGGAGATGAACAACGCCGGCGCGCACGAGGTGCACTTCCCCGCGCTGCTGCCGCGCGAGCCGTTCGAGATCACCGGCCGCTGGGAGGAGTACGGCGACGGGCTGTTCCGCCTCAAGGACCGCAAGGGCTCCGACATGCTCCTCGCGCCCACCCACGAGGAGGCGTTCACGCTGCTCGTGAAGGACCTCTACAACTCCTACAAAGACCTGCCCCTCTCGCTCTACCAGATCCAGGACAAGTACCGCGACGAGGCGCGCCCCCGTGCCGGCCTGCTGCGCGGCCGCGAGTTCACCATGAAGGACGCCTATTCCTTCGACTACACGGATGCCGGCCTCGACAAGAGCTATCAGGCCCAGCGCGACGCCTACGAGCGCATCTTCACGCGCCTCGGCCTCGAGTACGTCATCGTGAAGGCGGATGCCGGCGCGATGGGCGGCTCCAAGAGCGAGGAGTTCCTGCACCCGACCCCGATCGGCGAGGACACCTTCGTGCGCTCGGCCGGCGGCTACGCCGCCAACGTCGAGGCCTTCACGACGCTGGCCCCCGAGCCCCGCTCCTTCGAGAACCTGACGCCCGCCGAGGTTCTGCCGACGCCGGACACCGCCACCATCCAGACGCTGGTGGACAGCGCCAACGCGAACCACCCGCGCCCGGACGGCCGGCTCTGGACGGCCGCCGACACCCTGAAGAACGTCGTGCTGGCCCTGCGCTACCCGGACGGCACCCGCGAGCTCGTCGTCGTCGGCCTGCCCGGCGACCGCGAGGTCGACCAGAAGCGCGCGGAGGCGGCCTTCGCCCCGGCCGAGGTCGAGCCCGCCAACGAGGATGACTTCAAGGCCAACCCGGGCCTGGTCAAGGGCTACATCGGCCCCTGGTCGCCGGCCGGCCCCGTGCTCGGCGCTGACGAGGAGAAGCCGAGCAGCACCGGCATCCGCTACCTGCTCGACCCCCGCGTCGTCAGCGGCAGCGGCTGGATCACCGGCGCCAACGAGCACGGCCACCACGTCTTCGGCCTCGTCGCCGGGCGCGACTTCACGGCCGACGGCACCGTCGAGGCTGCAGAGGTTCTCGCCGGCGACCCGGCGCCCGACGGCTCCGGCCCCGTGGAGCTCGCCCGTGGCATGGAGATCGGCCACGTCTTCCAGCTCGGCCGCAAGTACGCGGAGGCCCTCGGCCTCAAGGTGCTCGACGAGAACGGCAAACTCGTCACCGTCACGATGGGCTCCTACGGCATCGGCGTCACCCGCATCCTCGCGATCATCGCCGAGCTCAACAACGACGCGAACGGCCTGATCTGGCCGAAGACGGTCGCGCCGTTCGACGTGCACGTCGTGGCCACCGGCCGCGACGCCGCCGTGTTCGAGGCCGCGGAGACCGTCGCGGCGGCGCTCGAGGCCGCAGGCAAGGACGTCCTCTTCGACGACCGCCCCAAGGTCTCGCCCGGCGTGAAGTTCGGCGATGCCGAGCTGATCGGCGTGCCGACGATCATCATCGCCGGCCGCGGTGTTGCAGAGGGCGTCGTCGAGATCTGGGACCGCCGCACGGGGGAGCGCACCCCCGTCGCCATCTCCGAGGTCGTCGAGGCGCTCGGCTAG
- a CDS encoding SDR family oxidoreductase: MQEQHSVLVLGGTGYIGGRLVPRLLEQGHRVRVLARSAKKLADVPWREDVEVVEGDLLNPTDVAAACAGIDVVVYLVHSLSASGSFEQTELQTAGNVARAARAAVVQRIVYLGGLHPDSAELSRHLRSRKAVGELFLASGVPTIALQAGIVIGSGSASFEMIRHLTEVLPYMPAPRWVRNKVQPIAVRDVLHYLLGAVEVAGAINRTFDIGGPDVLRYGQMMNGYAVEAGLPQRPIAPLPVLTPWLASQWVNLVTPIPRRLAVPIIESLQYDCVVREHDIDALIPPPPGGLTGYRRAVRLALAKMRAGEVETSWHGASLDDAPADALPSDPDWAGHTVFIDEKNRETSAGIDDLWSVIEGIGGENGWYSFPLAWAVRGWLDKLVGGVGLSRGRRDTARLQTGEALDFWRVEHIERGRRLRLRAEMRMPGRGWLELETADDGGRRRYRQRAVYFPQGLAGRLYWYALVPFHGAIFSGMANRIVLEAEARTRRRTEHRS; the protein is encoded by the coding sequence ATGCAGGAGCAGCACAGCGTTCTGGTGTTGGGCGGGACCGGGTATATCGGCGGGCGGCTCGTCCCCCGGCTCCTCGAGCAGGGTCACCGGGTGCGGGTGCTTGCCCGCTCGGCGAAGAAGCTCGCCGATGTGCCCTGGCGCGAGGACGTCGAGGTGGTGGAGGGCGACCTGCTGAACCCCACCGACGTGGCGGCGGCCTGTGCGGGCATCGACGTCGTCGTCTACCTGGTGCACTCCCTCTCGGCCAGCGGCTCGTTCGAGCAGACCGAGTTGCAGACCGCCGGCAACGTGGCACGGGCGGCACGGGCGGCCGTCGTCCAACGCATCGTGTACCTCGGCGGGCTGCACCCCGATTCCGCGGAGTTGTCGAGGCACCTGCGCTCGCGCAAGGCCGTCGGCGAGCTGTTCCTGGCATCCGGGGTGCCGACCATCGCGCTGCAGGCCGGCATCGTGATCGGCTCCGGCTCGGCGTCCTTCGAGATGATCCGGCACCTGACCGAGGTGCTGCCGTACATGCCGGCCCCGCGCTGGGTGCGCAACAAGGTGCAGCCGATCGCCGTGCGCGACGTGCTGCACTACCTGCTCGGCGCGGTCGAGGTCGCCGGCGCGATCAACCGCACGTTCGACATCGGCGGCCCGGACGTGCTGCGCTACGGCCAGATGATGAACGGCTACGCGGTCGAGGCCGGGCTGCCGCAGCGGCCGATCGCACCCCTGCCCGTGCTCACGCCCTGGCTGGCCTCGCAGTGGGTGAACCTGGTGACGCCGATCCCCCGCCGGCTCGCCGTGCCCATCATCGAGTCGCTGCAGTACGACTGCGTCGTGCGCGAGCACGACATCGACGCGCTCATCCCGCCGCCGCCCGGCGGGCTCACCGGCTACCGGCGGGCGGTGCGGCTCGCGCTGGCGAAGATGCGGGCCGGCGAGGTGGAGACCTCCTGGCACGGGGCCAGCCTGGATGACGCGCCGGCCGACGCGCTGCCGAGCGACCCGGACTGGGCCGGCCACACCGTGTTCATTGATGAGAAGAACCGGGAGACGTCCGCGGGCATCGACGACCTCTGGTCGGTGATCGAGGGCATCGGCGGCGAGAACGGCTGGTACTCGTTCCCGCTGGCGTGGGCGGTGCGCGGCTGGCTGGACAAGCTCGTCGGCGGCGTCGGCCTGAGCCGCGGGCGGCGCGACACGGCGCGGCTGCAGACCGGCGAGGCCCTGGACTTCTGGCGGGTGGAGCACATCGAGCGCGGCCGCCGGTTGCGCCTGCGCGCCGAGATGCGGATGCCGGGCCGGGGCTGGCTCGAGCTGGAGACGGCGGATGACGGCGGGCGCCGCCGCTACCGGCAGCGGGCCGTGTACTTCCCGCAGGGTCTGGCCGGGCGCCTGTACTGGTACGCCCTCGTGCCCTTCCACGGCGCGATCTTCTCCGGAATGGCCAACCGAATCGTGCTGGAGGCCGAGGCGCGCACCCGCAGACGCACGGAACACCGCTCCTGA
- a CDS encoding ferrochelatase: protein MDNSEHTPPVIGASAAAVGGAERVEVPVRYDAILLAGFGGPEGQDDVIPFLRNVTRGRGIPEERLEEVATHYRHFGGVSPINDHNRQLKAALEEELDRRGIDLPVLWGNRNWTPYLGEALDEAKERGFTSLIAIATSAYSSYSSCRQYREDLWGALDASGTHGEITIDKVRQFFDHPGFVTPFIEGVDEAVAALEDELGTSDIGERVEVLFTTHSIPTADAERSGPRDRDYGHGGAYAAQHNAVAEVVMLAVEQRRAGRSAERPAGAPSTPIPWQLVYQSRSGAPSTPWLEPDINDAIAALPAAGRNGVIVVPLGFVSDHMEVMWDLDNEARETAADNGLRMIRVATPGTHRAYVSGLVDLVLERRDGVPAAERPAMTALGPWSDVCRPACCENARLGFRPALAGVAP, encoded by the coding sequence ATGGACAACAGTGAGCACACCCCGCCGGTGATCGGCGCCAGCGCGGCGGCAGTGGGCGGGGCGGAACGTGTCGAGGTGCCGGTGCGCTACGACGCGATCCTGCTGGCCGGCTTCGGCGGGCCGGAGGGTCAGGACGACGTCATCCCGTTCCTGCGCAACGTCACCAGGGGCAGGGGAATCCCGGAGGAGCGGCTGGAAGAGGTTGCGACGCACTACCGGCACTTCGGCGGCGTCAGCCCGATCAACGACCACAACCGCCAGCTCAAGGCCGCACTCGAGGAAGAGCTCGACCGCCGCGGCATCGATCTGCCCGTGCTCTGGGGCAACCGCAACTGGACCCCGTATCTGGGCGAGGCCCTCGACGAGGCGAAAGAGCGCGGTTTCACCTCCTTGATCGCGATCGCCACCAGCGCCTACTCCTCGTACTCCAGCTGCCGCCAGTATCGCGAGGACCTCTGGGGTGCACTCGACGCCAGCGGAACCCACGGGGAGATCACCATCGACAAGGTGCGGCAGTTCTTCGACCACCCGGGGTTCGTCACGCCGTTCATCGAGGGCGTCGACGAGGCGGTCGCCGCCCTCGAGGACGAGCTCGGCACGAGTGACATCGGGGAGCGCGTTGAGGTGCTGTTCACCACGCACTCGATCCCCACGGCGGATGCCGAGCGCTCCGGGCCGCGCGATCGCGACTACGGCCACGGCGGCGCCTACGCCGCCCAGCACAATGCCGTCGCGGAGGTCGTGATGCTCGCGGTCGAGCAGCGCAGGGCAGGACGCAGTGCAGAGCGCCCCGCGGGGGCGCCGTCCACGCCGATCCCGTGGCAGCTCGTCTACCAGTCCCGCTCCGGCGCCCCCAGCACGCCGTGGCTGGAGCCGGACATCAATGACGCCATCGCCGCCCTGCCCGCGGCCGGGCGCAACGGTGTGATCGTGGTGCCGCTCGGATTCGTCAGCGACCACATGGAGGTCATGTGGGATCTCGACAACGAGGCGCGCGAGACGGCCGCCGACAACGGACTGCGCATGATCCGGGTGGCGACCCCGGGAACGCATCGCGCGTACGTCTCCGGGCTCGTCGACCTCGTGCTGGAGCGGAGGGACGGCGTCCCGGCGGCGGAGCGCCCGGCGATGACGGCGCTCGGCCCGTGGTCCGACGTCTGCCGGCCCGCCTGCTGCGAGAACGCCCGCCTCGGCTTCCGCCCGGCGCTCGCCGGGGTCGCTCCGTAG
- a CDS encoding TetR/AcrR family transcriptional regulator: MTTPSSTRDRLLDAFEAILIEQGEKAATLDAVAARAGVSKGGLLYHFGSKDALVDGQLARLGELATADVERIRTAPAGAVDYLIRTSVNAGTPLDRAIIAAACLAQGAHPSANEAIGAMRQQWLAVIEEAVGDPDVAEAILLVSDGLYYNSALENPMPSAGFDPRSAESTQQMDRLLAVIAKLLK; this comes from the coding sequence GTGACCACCCCCTCCTCGACCCGCGACCGCCTGCTCGACGCCTTCGAGGCGATTCTGATCGAGCAGGGCGAGAAGGCGGCGACGCTGGACGCCGTCGCGGCCCGCGCCGGGGTCTCCAAGGGCGGCCTGCTCTACCACTTCGGCTCCAAGGACGCCCTGGTCGACGGCCAGCTGGCCCGGCTGGGCGAGCTCGCGACCGCCGACGTCGAGCGCATCCGGACCGCCCCGGCCGGCGCGGTCGACTATCTGATCCGCACCTCGGTGAACGCGGGCACGCCGCTGGACCGGGCGATCATCGCCGCGGCCTGCCTGGCCCAGGGCGCCCACCCCTCCGCGAACGAGGCGATCGGCGCAATGCGGCAGCAGTGGCTGGCCGTGATCGAGGAGGCCGTCGGTGACCCGGACGTCGCCGAGGCGATCCTCCTGGTCAGCGACGGGCTCTACTACAACTCCGCGTTGGAGAACCCGATGCCGTCGGCCGGGTTCGACCCGCGCTCTGCCGAGTCGACGCAGCAGATGGACCGCCTGCTCGCCGTCATCGCCAAGCTGCTGAAGTAG
- a CDS encoding MFS transporter, with protein sequence MTTPTATQSVPTALQPARSSRRQWVALAVLMLPVLLVSIDNTVLNFALPAISEALQPSGTQLLWMIDIYPLMLAGLLVAMGSLGDRIGRRKLLLIGSAGFGIVSVLAAFAPSIEWLIAARALLGFFGAMLMPSTLSLLRSVFTDREQRRLAVAIWASGFAAGSALGPIVGGFLLEHFVWGSVFLIAVPLLLPLLILVPLLVPESRDPHPGKIDVPSILLSLFTMLPVVLGIKRVAEGGFDLIGVAAVLVGVAAGILFVRRQNRLETPMLDPELFRHGAFSGAVLINLFSVIALVGGLFFVSQHLQLVLGLSPMNAGLILVPGLVVMIIAGLAVVPIAKRVRPSRLVPAALLISVGGYAAIALSGGQISALGIAITFTALGLGIGAAETVSNELILTNVPANKAGAASAVSETAYELGAVLGTAILGTILTASYRAAVELPLGLTAAQEAAAGETLGGAVAVAGQLPADISQALLDSARAAFDSGVGLAAWIGAGLVLAAAVIGLVLLRKAR encoded by the coding sequence GTGACCACGCCCACCGCCACACAATCTGTGCCCACTGCCCTGCAGCCAGCGCGCAGCAGTCGTCGGCAATGGGTCGCGCTCGCCGTGCTCATGCTGCCGGTGCTCCTCGTGTCGATCGACAACACCGTGCTGAACTTCGCACTGCCGGCCATCTCGGAGGCCCTGCAGCCGAGCGGCACCCAACTGCTCTGGATGATCGACATCTACCCGCTGATGCTGGCCGGACTGCTCGTCGCCATGGGCAGCCTCGGCGACCGGATCGGCCGCCGCAAGCTCCTGCTGATCGGCTCGGCCGGCTTCGGCATCGTCTCGGTGCTGGCTGCATTCGCGCCGAGCATCGAGTGGCTCATCGCCGCCCGCGCCCTGCTCGGCTTCTTCGGCGCCATGCTCATGCCCTCCACGCTCTCGCTGCTGCGCTCGGTCTTCACCGACCGCGAACAGCGCCGGCTGGCGGTCGCCATCTGGGCCAGCGGCTTCGCGGCCGGCAGCGCGCTCGGCCCGATCGTCGGCGGATTCCTGCTCGAGCACTTCGTCTGGGGCTCCGTTTTCCTGATCGCCGTGCCGCTGCTGCTGCCGCTGCTGATCCTCGTGCCGCTGCTGGTGCCGGAGTCCCGCGACCCGCACCCGGGCAAGATCGACGTGCCCAGCATCCTGCTCTCGCTGTTCACCATGCTCCCCGTCGTGCTCGGCATCAAGCGCGTCGCCGAGGGAGGCTTCGACCTGATCGGCGTCGCCGCCGTGCTCGTCGGCGTCGCAGCCGGCATCCTGTTCGTGCGCAGGCAGAATCGGCTCGAGACGCCCATGCTCGATCCAGAGCTTTTCCGCCACGGCGCGTTCAGCGGGGCGGTGCTGATCAACCTGTTCAGCGTCATCGCCCTCGTCGGCGGCCTGTTCTTCGTCTCCCAGCACCTGCAGCTCGTGCTCGGCCTCTCCCCGATGAACGCCGGCCTGATCCTCGTGCCCGGCCTCGTCGTGATGATCATCGCCGGCCTCGCCGTCGTGCCGATCGCCAAGCGGGTGCGCCCGTCGCGCCTGGTTCCCGCCGCGCTGCTCATCTCCGTCGGCGGCTACGCGGCCATCGCGCTGAGCGGCGGCCAGATCTCCGCACTCGGCATCGCCATCACGTTCACCGCGCTGGGCCTCGGCATCGGGGCGGCGGAGACCGTCTCGAACGAGCTGATCCTCACGAACGTCCCCGCCAACAAGGCCGGTGCGGCATCCGCCGTCTCGGAGACCGCCTACGAGCTGGGCGCCGTGCTCGGAACCGCCATCCTCGGCACCATCCTCACCGCCTCCTACCGCGCGGCCGTCGAACTGCCGCTCGGGCTCACCGCCGCGCAGGAGGCTGCGGCGGGGGAGACACTGGGCGGCGCCGTGGCCGTCGCCGGGCAGCTGCCGGCCGACATCAGCCAGGCGCTGCTTGACTCGGCCCGCGCCGCCTTTGACAGCGGCGTCGGCCTGGCCGCGTGGATCGGCGCCGGGCTGGTGCTGGCCGCGGCCGTGATCGGCCTCGTCCTGTTGCGCAAAGCGCGCTGA
- a CDS encoding 3-isopropylmalate dehydrogenase gives MSRVVKLAVIPGDGIGPEVIAEALKVLDAATAGSDVTLDTTHFSLGAARFLETGDVLTDADLEHIKEHDAILLGAVGGVPGDPRLANANIERGLLLKLRFSLDHYVNLRPSVLYPGVASPLAEPGAVDFVVVREGTEGPYVGNGGAIRQGTPHEVANEVSVNTAFGVERVVRHAFAVASARPRKKLTLVHKTNVLVFAGSLWQRTVNAVAAEYPDVAVDYLHVDAATIFLVTDPARFDVIVTDNLFGDILTDLAAAISGGIGLAASGNINPSGQFPSMFEPVHGSAPDIAGKQLADPTAAILSVALLLAHLGLDAAAENVNRAVVADIAARTGEARATAAIGDAIVSTLSID, from the coding sequence ATGTCCCGTGTCGTGAAACTTGCTGTCATCCCCGGTGACGGGATTGGTCCAGAGGTGATCGCCGAGGCGCTCAAGGTTCTGGATGCCGCAACGGCCGGCAGCGACGTCACACTCGACACCACGCACTTCTCGCTCGGCGCCGCACGGTTCCTGGAGACCGGCGACGTCCTGACGGACGCCGACCTCGAGCACATCAAGGAGCACGACGCGATCCTGCTCGGCGCCGTCGGCGGCGTGCCGGGCGACCCGCGCCTGGCGAACGCCAACATCGAGCGCGGACTGCTGCTGAAGCTGCGCTTCAGCCTCGACCACTACGTGAACCTCCGTCCGAGCGTCCTCTACCCCGGCGTGGCCAGCCCGCTGGCCGAGCCCGGCGCCGTCGATTTCGTCGTCGTGCGCGAGGGCACGGAGGGCCCGTACGTCGGCAACGGTGGCGCGATCCGGCAGGGCACCCCGCACGAGGTCGCCAACGAGGTCTCGGTCAACACCGCGTTCGGCGTCGAGCGCGTCGTGCGCCACGCGTTCGCCGTGGCATCCGCCCGCCCGCGCAAGAAGCTCACCCTCGTGCACAAGACCAACGTCCTGGTCTTCGCCGGCTCGCTCTGGCAGCGCACCGTCAACGCCGTCGCGGCCGAGTACCCCGACGTGGCCGTCGACTACCTGCACGTGGACGCCGCCACCATTTTCCTGGTCACCGACCCTGCTAGATTTGACGTCATCGTCACAGACAATCTCTTCGGCGACATCCTCACCGATCTGGCTGCAGCTATCAGCGGCGGCATCGGCCTCGCTGCCTCGGGCAACATCAACCCGAGCGGCCAGTTCCCCAGCATGTTCGAACCGGTCCACGGATCGGCCCCGGATATCGCCGGCAAGCAACTGGCAGACCCCACCGCAGCGATCCTCTCCGTCGCGCTCCTCCTGGCCCACCTCGGCCTCGACGCGGCAGCCGAGAACGTCAACCGCGCGGTCGTCGCCGACATCGCGGCACGCACGGGCGAGGCCCGCGCCACCGCTGCCATCGGCGACGCTATCGTCAGCACCCTCTCCATCGACTAG
- a CDS encoding branched-chain amino acid aminotransferase, with product MTNTESTPAPLDFAVTRNLVGTSDAARAEILADPGFGNHFTDHMVDICWSAKGGWHRPRVQPYGPIPLDPAAAVLHYSQTIFEGMKAYRHEDGSIWTFRPEANAARMQRSARRLALPELPTEYFIESLRQLIAVDGDWVPSEEDESLYIRPFMFAKEAFLGVRAAEKVAYYVIASPAGAYFPGGVKPISIWLSTDYARAGRGGTGAAKTGGNYASSLLPQAEAYKQGCAQVLFLDSAEGKYLEELGGMNVVLVYKDGRVVTPESPSILEGITLDSVLQLARDRGLQVEQRRVTLAEWQEGVASGDITEVFACGTAAVITPIAQLRNNEVTIGDADAPAGELTMSLREELTDIQYGRRPDKHGWLTRLDA from the coding sequence ATGACCAACACTGAAAGCACCCCAGCCCCGCTCGACTTCGCCGTGACCCGCAACCTCGTGGGCACCTCGGATGCCGCCCGCGCCGAGATCCTCGCGGACCCCGGCTTCGGCAACCACTTCACCGACCACATGGTCGACATCTGCTGGTCGGCCAAGGGCGGCTGGCACCGGCCGCGCGTGCAGCCGTACGGCCCGATCCCGTTGGACCCGGCAGCCGCCGTGCTGCACTACTCGCAGACCATCTTCGAGGGCATGAAGGCCTACCGGCACGAGGACGGCTCCATCTGGACGTTCCGCCCCGAGGCGAACGCGGCGCGCATGCAGCGCTCCGCCCGACGCCTGGCCCTGCCCGAGCTGCCGACCGAGTACTTCATCGAGTCGCTCAGGCAGCTCATCGCCGTGGACGGCGACTGGGTGCCGTCCGAGGAGGACGAGAGCCTCTACATCCGCCCGTTCATGTTCGCCAAGGAGGCCTTCCTCGGCGTGCGCGCGGCCGAGAAGGTCGCCTACTACGTCATCGCCAGCCCGGCCGGCGCCTACTTCCCCGGCGGCGTCAAGCCGATCTCGATCTGGCTCTCCACGGACTACGCCCGCGCCGGCCGCGGCGGAACCGGTGCGGCCAAGACCGGCGGCAACTATGCCTCCAGCCTGCTGCCGCAGGCCGAGGCCTACAAGCAGGGCTGTGCCCAGGTGCTCTTCCTCGACTCCGCAGAGGGCAAGTACCTCGAGGAGCTCGGCGGCATGAACGTCGTCCTCGTCTACAAGGACGGCCGCGTCGTCACCCCGGAGTCGCCCAGCATCCTCGAGGGCATCACCCTCGACTCGGTGCTGCAGCTGGCCCGCGACCGCGGGCTCCAGGTGGAGCAGCGCCGCGTCACCTTGGCCGAATGGCAGGAGGGCGTGGCATCCGGCGACATCACCGAGGTGTTCGCCTGCGGCACCGCAGCGGTGATCACCCCGATCGCCCAGCTGCGCAACAACGAGGTCACGATCGGCGACGCTGACGCGCCAGCCGGAGAGCTGACCATGTCGCTGCGCGAGGAGCTCACCGACATCCAGTACGGCCGCCGCCCAGACAAGCACGGCTGGCTCACCCGCCTCGACGCGTAG
- a CDS encoding fumarylacetoacetate hydrolase family protein codes for MKIARFSHDSRIAYGILDEGDLVVLAADPMYGGLDTTGERVPLADAVLLAPVIPRSKVIGMSRGYYLSESEKEDQEGGLDRRLEPQFFLKPNTTVVGPNDRVVLPAASTDVHGEAEIAIVIGKIAKNVAVEDAESKIFGYTVANDLTAVDLLKSDDHSARAKSFDGFCPLGPVIETEFDMEGVEVSGSVNGELVQSGDTALLRHSAAETVAFLSRCFTLLPGDVILTGGLGRSFPVRDGDRATVTVEGIGSLSNPVIRLG; via the coding sequence GTGAAGATCGCCCGCTTCAGCCACGACTCCCGCATCGCCTACGGCATCCTCGACGAGGGTGACCTCGTCGTGCTCGCCGCCGACCCCATGTACGGCGGCCTCGACACGACGGGGGAGCGGGTGCCGCTGGCCGACGCCGTGCTGCTGGCCCCCGTCATCCCGAGGTCCAAGGTCATCGGCATGAGCCGGGGCTACTACCTGAGCGAGTCGGAGAAAGAGGACCAGGAGGGCGGCCTCGACCGCCGCCTGGAGCCGCAGTTCTTCCTCAAGCCGAACACGACCGTGGTCGGGCCGAACGACCGCGTCGTGCTGCCCGCCGCGTCGACCGACGTGCACGGCGAGGCCGAGATCGCGATCGTGATCGGCAAGATCGCCAAGAACGTGGCGGTCGAGGACGCCGAGTCGAAGATCTTCGGGTACACGGTCGCCAACGACCTCACCGCGGTCGACCTGCTGAAGAGCGACGACCACAGCGCCAGGGCCAAGAGCTTCGACGGGTTCTGCCCGCTCGGGCCCGTGATCGAGACCGAGTTCGACATGGAGGGCGTCGAGGTCAGCGGCAGCGTGAACGGCGAGCTCGTGCAGAGCGGCGACACCGCGCTGCTGCGGCACTCGGCGGCCGAAACCGTCGCGTTCCTCTCCCGCTGCTTCACGCTGCTGCCCGGCGACGTCATCCTCACCGGCGGCCTCGGCCGCTCGTTCCCGGTGCGGGACGGCGACCGCGCCACCGTCACCGTCGAGGGCATCGGCTCGCTGAGCAACCCCGTCATCCGTCTCGGCTAA
- a CDS encoding aminotransferase class V-fold PLP-dependent enzyme, producing the protein MHSTTLDNPTTLAEASALFRGGRGYLGACTMGLPSSDTIAATLIDAERWARGEATVGGYAETVERVRAGYAGLVGVGVDRVAIGAQASVFTGMVAAGLPDGAEVLCVDGDFSSMVFPFLGQEHRGVRVRHVPLAELAESVRPGTALVVFSLVQSASGAIADVAAIAAAARRHGARTLCDTTQAAGWMPVDAAAFDATICHSYKWLCAPRGVAFFTVSAAFQGELRPLHTGWYAGEDPLAACYGPTMELAASARRFDASPAWQAWVGAEPAIELFRRLDLAAVRDHAVGLADAFCTGLGIEPRGQAIVAWPDADGAALGALTAAGITASGRAGCARVAFHLWNDGDDVADALRALGR; encoded by the coding sequence ATGCACAGCACGACCCTCGACAACCCGACAACGCTCGCCGAGGCGAGCGCGCTCTTCCGCGGCGGCCGGGGCTACCTCGGGGCGTGCACGATGGGGCTGCCGAGCAGCGACACCATCGCCGCGACCCTCATCGACGCCGAGCGCTGGGCGCGCGGCGAGGCCACCGTCGGCGGCTACGCCGAGACGGTCGAGCGAGTGCGCGCCGGCTACGCGGGGCTCGTCGGGGTGGGCGTCGACCGCGTGGCCATCGGAGCGCAGGCCTCCGTGTTCACCGGCATGGTCGCGGCCGGGCTGCCGGACGGCGCCGAGGTGCTCTGCGTCGACGGCGACTTCAGCTCCATGGTCTTCCCGTTCCTCGGCCAGGAGCACCGCGGTGTGCGGGTGCGCCACGTGCCACTGGCCGAGCTGGCCGAGAGTGTGCGCCCGGGCACCGCCCTCGTCGTGTTCTCGCTGGTGCAGTCGGCATCCGGCGCGATCGCCGACGTCGCCGCCATCGCCGCCGCCGCGCGGCGGCACGGTGCCCGCACGCTCTGCGACACCACCCAGGCGGCCGGTTGGATGCCTGTGGATGCCGCCGCCTTCGACGCGACGATCTGCCACAGCTACAAGTGGCTCTGCGCCCCGCGCGGTGTGGCCTTCTTCACCGTCTCGGCGGCGTTCCAGGGCGAGCTGCGCCCCCTGCACACCGGCTGGTACGCCGGCGAGGACCCCCTTGCCGCCTGCTACGGCCCCACGATGGAGCTCGCCGCCAGCGCGCGCCGCTTCGACGCCTCCCCCGCCTGGCAGGCCTGGGTCGGTGCGGAGCCGGCGATCGAGCTGTTCCGCCGGCTCGACCTGGCGGCCGTGCGCGACCATGCCGTCGGGCTCGCCGACGCTTTCTGCACCGGGCTCGGCATCGAGCCGCGAGGCCAGGCGATCGTGGCGTGGCCGGATGCCGACGGTGCCGCGCTCGGCGCCCTGACGGCGGCCGGGATCACCGCGTCCGGCCGTGCCGGCTGCGCGCGCGTCGCGTTCCACCTCTGGAACGACGGGGACGACGTCGCCGACGCGCTGCGCGCCCTCGGCCGCTGA